One Vicugna pacos chromosome 12, VicPac4, whole genome shotgun sequence genomic window carries:
- the CALCOCO1 gene encoding calcium-binding and coiled-coil domain-containing protein 1 isoform X2 codes for MEESSLSRAPSRGGVNFLNVARTYVPNTKVECHYTLPPGAVPSASDWIGIFKVEAACVRDYHTFVWSSVPESITDGSPIHASVQFQASYLPKPGAQLYQFRYVNRQGRVCGQSPPFQFREPRPMDELVTLEETDGGSDILLVVPKATVLQNQLDESQQERNDLMQLKLQLEGQVTELRSRVQELEMALATARQEHAELTEQYKGLSRSHGELTEERDILNRQQGDHVARILELEDDIQTISEKVLTKEVELDRVRDTVKALTREQEKLLGQLKEVQADKEQSEAELQVAQQENHRLNLELQEAKGRQEEQSAQSQQLKDKVAQMKDTLSQAQQRVAELEPLKEQLRGAQELAASSQQKAALLGEELASAAGARDRTIAELHRSRLEVAGVNGRLAELSLHLKEEKSQWSKERAGLLQSVEAEKDKILKLSAEILRLEKAVQEERTQNQVFKAELAREKDSSLVQLSESKRELTELRSALRVLQKEKEQLQEEKQELLEYMRKLEARLEKVADEKWNEDPATEDEEAAAGLSCPAALTDSEDESPEDMRLPPYGLCERGDPGSSPAGTREASPLVVISQPAPIAPHLSGPAEDSSSDSEAEDEKSVLMAAVQSGGEEANLLLPELGSAFYDVASGFAVDPLSEASTGGSASPPWKECPVCKERFPAESEKDALEDHMDGHFFFSTQDPFTFE; via the exons ATGGAAGAATCATCACTAAGCCGGGCACCATCCCGAGGTGGAGTCAACTTTCTGAATGTAGCCCGGACCTACGTTCCCAATACCAAGGTGGAATGTCACTACACACTTCCCCCAGGCGCCGTGCCCAGTGCCAGCGACTGGATTGGCATCTTTAAG GTGGAGGCTGCCTGTGTTCGGGATTACCACACGTTCGTGTGGTCCTCGGTGCCTGAAAGTATAACTGATGGTTCCCCCATCCACGCCAGTGTCCAGTTCCAAG CCAGCTACCTGCCCAAACCCGGAGCCCAGCTCTACCAGTTCCGATACGTGAACCGCCAGGGCCGGGTGTGTGGGCAGAGCCCCCCTTTCCAGTTCCGAGAGCCACGGCCCATGGATGAACTGGTGACCCTGGAGGAGACGGACGGTGGCTCTGACATCCTGCTGGTTGTGCCCAAGGCAACTGTGCTGCAG AACCAGCTGGATGAGAGCCAGCAAGAGAGGAATGACCTGATGCAGCTGAAGCTGCAGCTGGAGGGGCAGGTGACAGAGCTGAGGAGCCGCGTACAGGAGCTTGAGATGGCTCTGGCCACTGCCAGGCAGGAGCACGCGGAGCTGACGGAGCAGTACAAG GGGCTGTCCCGGTCCCATGGGGAGCTCACAGAGGAGAGAGACATCCTGAACCGCCAACAGGGAGACCATGTGGCCCGCATCCTGGAGCTGGAAGATGACATCCAGACCATCAGTGAGAAAGTGCTGACAAAGGAGGTGGAGCTGGACAG GGTTAGAGACACGGTGAAGGCCCTGACTCGGGAACAGGAGAAGCTCCTGGGGCAGCTGAAGGAAGTGCAGGCAGACAAGGAGCAAAGCGAG GCTGAGCTCCAAGTGGCACAGCAGGAGAACCATCGCTTGAATTTGGAGCTGCAGGAGGCCAAGGGCCGGCAGGAGGAGCAGAGCGCTCAGTCCCAGCAACTGAAGGACAAGGTGGCCCAGATGAAGGACACCCTCAGCCAGGCCCAGCAGCGGGTG GCTGAGCTGGAGCCCCTGAAGGAGCAGCTTCGAGGGGCCCAGGAGCTTGCAGCCTCAAGCCAGCAGAAAGCCGCCCTTCTCGGGGAGGAGCTGGCCAGCGCGGCGGGAGCCCGGGACCGCACCATAGCCGAGCTACACCGCAGCCGCCTGGAAGTGGCTGGCGTCAACGGCAGATTGGCGGAGCTCAGTCTGCACTTGAAGGAGGAAAAAAGCCAGTGGAGCAAGGAGCGGGCAGGGCTGCTGCAGAGTGTGGAG GCCGAGAAGGACAAGATCCTAAAGCTGAGTGCAGAGATACTCCGACTGGAAAAGGCAGTGCAAGAGGAGAGGACCCAGAACCAGGTGTTCAAGGCTGAACTGGCCCGGGAAAAGGACTCCAGCCTG GTGCAGTTGTCAGAGAGCAAGCGGGAGCTGACGGAGCTACGATCAGCCCTGCGCGTGCTCCAGAAGGAAAAGGAGCAGCTCCAGGAGGAGAAGCAG gaACTGCTCGAGTACATGAGAAAGCTGGAGGCCCGCCTGGAGAAGGTGGCAGATGAGAAGTGGAATGAGGACCCTGCCACAGAGGACGAGGAGGCGGCCGCGGGGCTGA GCTGTCCGGCGGCTCTGACAGACTCAGAGGATGAGTCTCCAGAAGACATGAGGCTCCCGCCCTACGGCCTGTGTGAGCGTGGAGACCCGGGCTCCTCCCCTGCGGGGACACGAGAGGCGTCCCCTTTGGTTGTCATCAGCCAGCCAGCTCCTATCGCCCCCCACCTGTCAGGGCCAGCTGAGGACAGTAGCTCTGACTCG GAGGCTGAAGATGAGAAGTCAGTCCTGATGGCAGCTGTGCAGAGTGGGGGTGAGGAGGCCAACCTGCTACTTCCGGAACTGGGCAGTGCCTTCTATGATGTGGCCAG TGGTTTTGCGGTAGATCCCCTGTCAGAGGCCAGCACTGGGGGCTCTGCCAGTCCCCCATGGAAGGAGTGCCCTGTCTGTAAGGAACGCTTCCCAGCCGAGAGTGAGAAGGATGCCCTGGAGGACCACATGGATGGACACTTTTTTTTCAGCACCCAGGACCCCTTCACCTTTGAGTGA
- the CALCOCO1 gene encoding calcium-binding and coiled-coil domain-containing protein 1 isoform X1 — MEESSLSRAPSRGGVNFLNVARTYVPNTKVECHYTLPPGAVPSASDWIGIFKVEAACVRDYHTFVWSSVPESITDGSPIHASVQFQASYLPKPGAQLYQFRYVNRQGRVCGQSPPFQFREPRPMDELVTLEETDGGSDILLVVPKATVLQNQLDESQQERNDLMQLKLQLEGQVTELRSRVQELEMALATARQEHAELTEQYKGLSRSHGELTEERDILNRQQGDHVARILELEDDIQTISEKVLTKEVELDRVRDTVKALTREQEKLLGQLKEVQADKEQSEAELQVAQQENHRLNLELQEAKGRQEEQSAQSQQLKDKVAQMKDTLSQAQQRVAELEPLKEQLRGAQELAASSQQKAALLGEELASAAGARDRTIAELHRSRLEVAGVNGRLAELSLHLKEEKSQWSKERAGLLQSVEAEKDKILKLSAEILRLEKAVQEERTQNQVFKAELAREKDSSLVQLSESKRELTELRSALRVLQKEKEQLQEEKQELLEYMRKLEARLEKVADEKWNEDPATEDEEAAAGLSCPAALTDSEDESPEDMRLPPYGLCERGDPGSSPAGTREASPLVVISQPAPIAPHLSGPAEDSSSDSEAEDEKSVLMAAVQSGGEEANLLLPELGSAFYDVASTIHRGTQIALRPLSPAPIPSPTTSGFAVDPLSEASTGGSASPPWKECPVCKERFPAESEKDALEDHMDGHFFFSTQDPFTFE; from the exons ATGGAAGAATCATCACTAAGCCGGGCACCATCCCGAGGTGGAGTCAACTTTCTGAATGTAGCCCGGACCTACGTTCCCAATACCAAGGTGGAATGTCACTACACACTTCCCCCAGGCGCCGTGCCCAGTGCCAGCGACTGGATTGGCATCTTTAAG GTGGAGGCTGCCTGTGTTCGGGATTACCACACGTTCGTGTGGTCCTCGGTGCCTGAAAGTATAACTGATGGTTCCCCCATCCACGCCAGTGTCCAGTTCCAAG CCAGCTACCTGCCCAAACCCGGAGCCCAGCTCTACCAGTTCCGATACGTGAACCGCCAGGGCCGGGTGTGTGGGCAGAGCCCCCCTTTCCAGTTCCGAGAGCCACGGCCCATGGATGAACTGGTGACCCTGGAGGAGACGGACGGTGGCTCTGACATCCTGCTGGTTGTGCCCAAGGCAACTGTGCTGCAG AACCAGCTGGATGAGAGCCAGCAAGAGAGGAATGACCTGATGCAGCTGAAGCTGCAGCTGGAGGGGCAGGTGACAGAGCTGAGGAGCCGCGTACAGGAGCTTGAGATGGCTCTGGCCACTGCCAGGCAGGAGCACGCGGAGCTGACGGAGCAGTACAAG GGGCTGTCCCGGTCCCATGGGGAGCTCACAGAGGAGAGAGACATCCTGAACCGCCAACAGGGAGACCATGTGGCCCGCATCCTGGAGCTGGAAGATGACATCCAGACCATCAGTGAGAAAGTGCTGACAAAGGAGGTGGAGCTGGACAG GGTTAGAGACACGGTGAAGGCCCTGACTCGGGAACAGGAGAAGCTCCTGGGGCAGCTGAAGGAAGTGCAGGCAGACAAGGAGCAAAGCGAG GCTGAGCTCCAAGTGGCACAGCAGGAGAACCATCGCTTGAATTTGGAGCTGCAGGAGGCCAAGGGCCGGCAGGAGGAGCAGAGCGCTCAGTCCCAGCAACTGAAGGACAAGGTGGCCCAGATGAAGGACACCCTCAGCCAGGCCCAGCAGCGGGTG GCTGAGCTGGAGCCCCTGAAGGAGCAGCTTCGAGGGGCCCAGGAGCTTGCAGCCTCAAGCCAGCAGAAAGCCGCCCTTCTCGGGGAGGAGCTGGCCAGCGCGGCGGGAGCCCGGGACCGCACCATAGCCGAGCTACACCGCAGCCGCCTGGAAGTGGCTGGCGTCAACGGCAGATTGGCGGAGCTCAGTCTGCACTTGAAGGAGGAAAAAAGCCAGTGGAGCAAGGAGCGGGCAGGGCTGCTGCAGAGTGTGGAG GCCGAGAAGGACAAGATCCTAAAGCTGAGTGCAGAGATACTCCGACTGGAAAAGGCAGTGCAAGAGGAGAGGACCCAGAACCAGGTGTTCAAGGCTGAACTGGCCCGGGAAAAGGACTCCAGCCTG GTGCAGTTGTCAGAGAGCAAGCGGGAGCTGACGGAGCTACGATCAGCCCTGCGCGTGCTCCAGAAGGAAAAGGAGCAGCTCCAGGAGGAGAAGCAG gaACTGCTCGAGTACATGAGAAAGCTGGAGGCCCGCCTGGAGAAGGTGGCAGATGAGAAGTGGAATGAGGACCCTGCCACAGAGGACGAGGAGGCGGCCGCGGGGCTGA GCTGTCCGGCGGCTCTGACAGACTCAGAGGATGAGTCTCCAGAAGACATGAGGCTCCCGCCCTACGGCCTGTGTGAGCGTGGAGACCCGGGCTCCTCCCCTGCGGGGACACGAGAGGCGTCCCCTTTGGTTGTCATCAGCCAGCCAGCTCCTATCGCCCCCCACCTGTCAGGGCCAGCTGAGGACAGTAGCTCTGACTCG GAGGCTGAAGATGAGAAGTCAGTCCTGATGGCAGCTGTGCAGAGTGGGGGTGAGGAGGCCAACCTGCTACTTCCGGAACTGGGCAGTGCCTTCTATGATGTGGCCAG CACCATCCACCGTGGAACCCAAATTGCCCTGCgtcccctctctcctgcccctaTCCCTTCCCCGACCACCAG TGGTTTTGCGGTAGATCCCCTGTCAGAGGCCAGCACTGGGGGCTCTGCCAGTCCCCCATGGAAGGAGTGCCCTGTCTGTAAGGAACGCTTCCCAGCCGAGAGTGAGAAGGATGCCCTGGAGGACCACATGGATGGACACTTTTTTTTCAGCACCCAGGACCCCTTCACCTTTGAGTGA